ACACGTGTCCTGCCATCCAAATAACACTGGATACTGACGCTGACAATTTAGCATGTACTGTTGTTATTATACTTATCATACGCATGCAGAAGATTGCACCTAAAGGATTCGGTTTTGACATCGAAATCAGATAAACGAGATGTTTTATGATTCTTTTTAAATTTGCCTTTATTACGGATACACATCTTTATTTAAACGCCCCGAGGAACTTCGCGGGCGGACTACAACAGCAAAAAAACAGTCTCGCGCTCTATGAAAAATTGGTTGAACAACTGAACGCTTTCGATCCAGCATTTGTGATTCACGGTGGAGATCTCGTATGTGGTGGCAACAGCTTTGAGATGTCCGCGGCGGATTACGAAGCTGCGCTTGATAGTGCACAAGAACTCGGTCAGCGCATAAATGCGCCTTGCTATTACATCCCGGGCAACCATGATCTGCATCCGGAGACCGGCTCTAAAGATGCTTACTTGGCACGCTTTGGTATCAACGGCATGGGTTCCGTCAGCTTTGTGCACGAAAATATTCGGTTTATTCTCCTCGATTCACAGGAAGTACCGGAAGATATGACACACGGGTATATCAGCACCAATCAATTGGCATGGGCAGAACGTGAATTGAAGCGGGCACGAGATTACGAGGAAGAGGTTTTCATATTCTCGCACCAACTCCCTTTTCCAAGCGTCGAATTTCAAGGTATTGGTTCAAGAGTTGCTAACTCTGCAGAAGTCCTTGAAATCATTTCACCTTTTGACAAACAGATTCTGGCATTCTTTTGTGGACACTTGCATCTCAATCGCGTTTTCAGAGAACAAGGTATGTTGTGTATCGTCTCCGCCGGTATTATCTGTTATCCGATGATGTGGAAGCAAGTCATAGTCTACCCGGATAGAGTTGAGGTGAATTCCGTGACAGTTGATCTGCCGGAAGCCCTTGCCGAATCGGAAGCGGTTCAACCGGATAACAATCCGTATCTATTGGGCAGAGATCGGGACCTAAATTTCAGCATCCCGCGGAACCTCTAACCTTGTTAATAATTATCAGATATCTCTTTAACTGATAACTGATAACCGAAAACTGACAACTATTAAAATGATTGAAGTCCAAAATATCAGAAAAAATTACGGTCCCTTCCAAGCCCTCAAAGACATCTCCTTTCAAGTAGATAAGGGACAAATCGTTGGATTTCTCGGTCCCAACGGTGCTGGGAAAACCACAACAATGCGAATCCTTACCTGCTTCATGCCAGCGAGTAGCGGACGCGTTACCATCGCTGGGTATGACGTTTTCAAAGAATCGAGAGAGGTTCGCAAACGCATCGGCTATCTCCCAGAAAACGTGCCGCTCTATCCAGAAATGACGGTGACGAAATATCTGAAGTACATGGCAAAAATCCGAAGCGTCCCTCGAAGCAATATCAAAGCACGGTTGGATAACGCAATTGAGGCGTGTGGACTCACCGAGCGTAGGCATCAGATTATAGGGCAATTGTCTCGCGGTTTCCGGCAACGTGTAGGTTTGGCACAAGCACTTATCCATGAGCCAGATGTTTTAATCCTCGATGAACCCACCTCTGGGTTGGATCCACGGCAAATCGTCGAAATCCGAGAATTAATCAAGGCACTCGGTAAAGAGCGAACAATCCTGTTCAGCACCCACATCTTACCTGAAGCAAGTATGACATGTGAACGGTTAATTATCATCAGTAGGGGCGAAATTACGGGCGATGTTCAGTTAGACGGCGGGCGCGCCGTATCTAAACAGAACAATACGGAAAGCGTACCGGTAACAACTTTAACGTTATCGCTTCAGATCGCAGGCGCGCCGGCTGACGAGATACTCGCTATACTCACGGATATCCCCGACGTAATTCGGGTTGAACAAACCGGTGCCAATACAGCGGACACAGCGGCGTTCCACCTTCATTACACACCCACAACTGATATTCGGGCAGAAGTAGCAGAAACCATCGTCGGACGTGGATGGCGATTGCTTGAAATGCACACGACTGAAGTGTCTTTGGAGGAACTGTTCTTGTCTTTAACGGCATAGCCCCCTTTGCGCTACAACTACGAACAAAGCCGAAACTTCCTTAACTATCCCGTACGTCAAGCGGTAGTTTCAACTGTTCGCGAACCGATCGCCGCACCTCATCGCAGATCCGCATCGCATGTGCTGTTTCGTCGGCAGTCGCGAATTTTCCAGGATAGCGCGGATCAACGGCGTGTTCCGACAACTTTGAAAAATCTTCCCGCCACGCATCCCAAGCAGGTAGCGTCCGGACTATCAGGTTCAATAACTCTTGTAAATCGTGGGTCCTCGGAAACGGGATATTCGCCTCTTGAAGCCACGCCTTTAGATACTTTTCAACACACTGCTGAGTCAGGAAGCAGATAACATCATTTACTGGATTCTGTCCCTGCGCGGATTGCTGTGCGACAGTATAATCGCCTTCAGCTTTCTGCACCCATTCCTCTGTCAATGGATTCATCGCGTCTTCTTCCTTCTTTACCGGTCTCAAGAAAAAATTAGGAGTTTCATAAAGCACCTCGCCCTTTTCAGTAATCTCTCGGAGAAACCAATCGTTATACACGAGACGATATGCCAGGTCTTCAGGCGAATGCACAAGCACATGCAGGCGGAAAGGACGCGCGAGACGCTGCCGAATCTCTATCTCTTGCCGGCGGGCTTCGGATTTCAGCACCGGCATGACGACCAACAAATCAACATCAGAAGACTCTGTAGGCGTGCCATACGCATAAGAGCCAAAGAGAACAACCTGTAGCGGCGAGAACTCGCGCACGATGTCATCACATGTCGCTTGAATCTCTTGACGGGTAACCATGATCGTCCCTTTTCTGTTTGGATATGTTCATAACAGGAACACACAGTGATACAGGTAAATATATAGCGTTAATTATGCCATACCTGCATCGCACACGCAAGAAAATTTAAAAAAGAATTGATTTCTAAACGCATCTATCGTATAATCAACACCACGAAATCACTTTAATAAGGAGCCGCGATCGTCTGAAAAATAAGACCTATGAAACTCGTTACCTTTCAAACCAAATCGACAGACTCGACACCAAGACTCGGGGCATGGATTACTGGCGACCAAATTGTTGACCTCACGGCAGTTGCCTCAGACATGTACGAATTCTTTGAACAGAATCGCATCGCTGACGCGCAAAAACATATCGACCAGACAGCTGACAGCAGCTTCCCTGTTGCCGACGTGCAACTGCTCGCACCATTTCCACGCCCAGCAAGCCTGCGGGATTTCGGCGTATTTAAGACCCACATGGATGCTGCCTCACGTATCACAGGTAAAGAGATCTCCCCGGAGTGGTTCAAACTACCCAACTATTACCGCGGCAGTACCAGTCCATCCTCTATTGCCGGGCACGAAGCCGTTGTTACGTGGCCCAACTACACAGAAAAACTCGACTTTGAACTGGAATGGGGGGTCTACATCGGCAAAACCGGCAAAAATATCTCCATAGAGGAAGCACCCGAGTACATCGCCGGTTATACCATTTACAACGACATCAGCGCACGCGACATCCAGTTCCGGCACATGACGCTGGCACTCGGTCCCGCCAAAGGGAAGGACTTTGACAACAGCAACATCATGGGACCCTGTCTCG
The genomic region above belongs to Candidatus Poribacteria bacterium and contains:
- a CDS encoding metallophosphoesterase, which produces MILFKFAFITDTHLYLNAPRNFAGGLQQQKNSLALYEKLVEQLNAFDPAFVIHGGDLVCGGNSFEMSAADYEAALDSAQELGQRINAPCYYIPGNHDLHPETGSKDAYLARFGINGMGSVSFVHENIRFILLDSQEVPEDMTHGYISTNQLAWAERELKRARDYEEEVFIFSHQLPFPSVEFQGIGSRVANSAEVLEIISPFDKQILAFFCGHLHLNRVFREQGMLCIVSAGIICYPMMWKQVIVYPDRVEVNSVTVDLPEALAESEAVQPDNNPYLLGRDRDLNFSIPRNL
- a CDS encoding ATP-binding cassette domain-containing protein, with amino-acid sequence MIEVQNIRKNYGPFQALKDISFQVDKGQIVGFLGPNGAGKTTTMRILTCFMPASSGRVTIAGYDVFKESREVRKRIGYLPENVPLYPEMTVTKYLKYMAKIRSVPRSNIKARLDNAIEACGLTERRHQIIGQLSRGFRQRVGLAQALIHEPDVLILDEPTSGLDPRQIVEIRELIKALGKERTILFSTHILPEASMTCERLIIISRGEITGDVQLDGGRAVSKQNNTESVPVTTLTLSLQIAGAPADEILAILTDIPDVIRVEQTGANTADTAAFHLHYTPTTDIRAEVAETIVGRGWRLLEMHTTEVSLEELFLSLTA
- a CDS encoding HEPN domain-containing protein, whose protein sequence is MVTRQEIQATCDDIVREFSPLQVVLFGSYAYGTPTESSDVDLLVVMPVLKSEARRQEIEIRQRLARPFRLHVLVHSPEDLAYRLVYNDWFLREITEKGEVLYETPNFFLRPVKKEEDAMNPLTEEWVQKAEGDYTVAQQSAQGQNPVNDVICFLTQQCVEKYLKAWLQEANIPFPRTHDLQELLNLIVRTLPAWDAWREDFSKLSEHAVDPRYPGKFATADETAHAMRICDEVRRSVREQLKLPLDVRDS
- a CDS encoding fumarylacetoacetate hydrolase family protein; translated protein: MKLVTFQTKSTDSTPRLGAWITGDQIVDLTAVASDMYEFFEQNRIADAQKHIDQTADSSFPVADVQLLAPFPRPASLRDFGVFKTHMDAASRITGKEISPEWFKLPNYYRGSTSPSSIAGHEAVVTWPNYTEKLDFELEWGVYIGKTGKNISIEEAPEYIAGYTIYNDISARDIQFRHMTLALGPAKGKDFDNSNIMGPCLATPDEIRDPYNLRMIARINGEVWADGNTSDMYYSFAEMISFVSQSETLHPGEFLGSGTVGNGCGWELDRWIQPGDIVELEIENIGVLRNQIGEPEVNPAEWTEKGL